GAGACCATGCGCATGTATAggtgtgagatccaacatcgatTCGAGAGAGGAATGactgtcagcgaggacactgggtcccaaagggggtggattgtgagatcccacattggttggagaggggaacgaaacattctttacaagagtgNAatttcgaaagggaaagtccaaagaggacaatatctgctagcagtgggcttgggttgtgaCAATAGGACTCAGCAATTCCTTTCCTCTCGATGGCATTTTAATTCtgtttcaaaaattatatgaGTATGTCTGGGTCTTATTCTTGCTCAAGGCAAGCACACATGGTCATCTAGCAAtgcattcacatttttttagcTGATTTTGGAGTAATAAAGAGGTAGCTTTTAATGTTTACTATTCTTACGCTCCAAAAGTATTCCATACTTATACAGCCAAAGTTTCAACTGGTCAATCTTCTGGACTCCCTTCAATTTTCTCCTGAGTAACTTGATTCTCTTCTTGTTTCCTTCTTCtgattaattttcatatatgcAGTTGAACAGCATTGTTGACAGTCTGAAGGACAGTGAACCTTTTCTGGATTCAGTGCTTCTGCATATGGGGAGCATGTactcaactttaaaaaagttaGAGAAATCAGTGTCTGCGTACAAAAGGGCTATTGACAtcatagagaagaaaagtggTACGGAAGATTTTGGGGACACTTATTTAATTGTCGATCTAATGCTTTAATGATTTTGCTCAAGTTCTCctgtttcaatttatttttctgatttAATACATCTATAGCCTCCTTAATAGCTACAAAAGCAACCTTGGGGCCGGGTAGAGAGTACCCGTGCCTAAAAGCTACAAAAGCAAAACCTTCCAATTGTTAATAATGTCTCACCACCTTAAATAAGGTTCTCTTGATGATCtcataaagaagaaaaataaactttgGTGGACTTTATCATGTTTTTCACTAGTTTTTATATTCCTATTTAAATCTTCTTACAATGAGTCCTTTGCAGGCCAAGACAGTAGCTTTCTCATCACTCCAATTTTAGGGATGGCCAAAGTTCTTGGTACCAATGGAAGAACTACCAAAGCAGTAGAGTGTTACCATCGTgcaatttcaattttggaaTCAACCAGAGGCTTTGAGGACGAGGATTTGGTTATACCTTTATTTAGTCTGGGCAACCTTTTGctcaaagaaggaaaaggcaAGGATGCCGAAACTTGTTTTGCTAGGTACGATCTCTCGCCGTCTCTCCCTCTTTGCTTCAAACTATTCACTTACTTTTATGGTTCTATATAGGATTATGAACATATACAAAAAGTTATATGGAGAGAAAGATGGAAAAGTTGGAATGGCTATGTATTCTCTGGCTAATGCGAAGTGTGCAAGAGGTAATTTTGTGTATACTTGTGTCATCTTTCGAACACCAGCAAGATTGTTCATTTGCTGAATGTTCTCCCGCTTTTCCACAGGGGAAGCAGACGAAGCTATTACCTTATATAGAAGAGCTTTGCAGATTATAGAGGATTCAAATTATATGGCTTTAGATGACAGCGAGATGGAGAAGATGAGGATTGATTTGGCAGAACTACTACATGCTGTAGGAAGGTAATGTCATTACTGATATTgggatttcttcttttactcTGCCNNNNNNNNNNNNNNNNNNNNNNNNNNNNNNNNNNNNNNNNNNNNNNNNNNNNNNNNNNNNNNNNNNNNNNNNNNNNNNNNNNNNNNNNNNNNNNNNNNNNNNNNNNNNNNNNNNNNNNNNNNNNNNNNNNNNNNNNNNNNNNNNNNNNNNNNNNNNNNNNNNNNNNNNNNNNNNNNNNNNNNNNNNNNNNNNNNNNNNNNNNNNNNNNNNNNNNNNNNNNNNNNNNNNNNNNNNNNNNNNNNNNNNNNNNNNNNNNNNNNNNNNNNNNNNNNNNNNNNNNNNNNNNNNNNNNNNNNNNNNNNNNNNNNNNNNNNNNNNNNNNNNNNNNNNNNNNNNNNNNNNNNNNNNNNNNNNNNNNNNNNNNNNNNNNNNNNNNNNNNNNNNNNNNNNNNNNNNNNNNNNNNNNNNNNNNNNNNNNNNNNNNNNNNNNNNNNNNNNNNNNNNNNNNNNNNNNNNNNNNNNNNNNNNNNNNNNNNNNNNNNNNNNNNNNNNNNNNNNNNNNNNNNNNNNNNNNNNNNNNNNNNNNNNNNNNNNNNNNNNNNNNNNNNNNNNNNNNNNNNNNNNNNNNNNNNNNNNNNNNNNNNNNNNNNNNNNNNNNNNNNNNNNNNNNNNNNNNNNNNNNNNNNNNNNNNNNNNNNNNNNNNNNNNNNNNNNNNNNNNNNNNNNNNNNNNNNNNNNNNNNNNNNNNNNNNNNNNNNNNNNNNNNNNNNNNNNNNNNNNNNNNNNNNNNNNNNNNNNNNNNNNNNNNNNNNNNNNNNNNNNNNNNNNNNNNNNNNNNNNNNNNNNNNNNNNNNNNNNNNNNNNNNNNNNNNNNNNNNNNNNNNNNNNNNNNNNNNNNNNNNNNNNNNNNNNNNNNNNNNNNNNNNNNNNNNNNNNNNNNNNNNNNNNNNNNNNNNNNNNNNNNNNNNNNNNNNNNNNNNNNNNNNNNNNNNNNNNNNNNNNNNNNNNNNNNNNNNNNNNNNNNNNNNNNNNNNNNNNNNNNNNNNNNNNNNNNNNNNNNNNNNNNNNNNNNNNNNNNNNNNNNNNNNNNNNNNNNNNNNNNNNNNNNNNNNNNNNNNNNNNNNNNNNNNNNNNNNNNNNNNNNNNNNNNNNNNNNNNNNNNNNNNNNNNNNNNNNNNNNNNNNNNNNNNNNNNNNNNNNNNNNNNNNNNNNNNNNNNNNNNNNNNNNNNNNNNNNNNNNNNNNNNNNNNNNNNNNNNNNNNNNNNNNNNNNNNNNNNNNNNNNNNNNNNNNNNNNNNNNNNNNNNNNNNNNNNNNNNNNNNNNNNNNNNNNNNNNNNNNNNNNNNNNNNNNNNNNNNNNNNNNNNNNNNNNNNNNNNNNNNNNNNNNNNNNNNNNNNNNNNNNNNNNNNNNNNNNNNNNNNNNNNNNNNNNNNNNNNNNNNNNNNNNNNNNNNNNNNNNNNNNNNNNNNNNNNNNNNNNNNNNNNNNNNNNNNNNNNNNNNNNNNNNNNNNNNNNNNNNNNNNNNNNNNNNNNNNNNNNNNNNNNNNNNNNNNNNNNNNNNNNNNNNNNNNNNNNNNNNNNNNNNNNNNNNNNNNNNNNNNNNNNNNNNNNNNNNNNNNNNNNNNNNNNNNNNNNNNNNNNNNNNNNNNNNNNNNNNNNNNNNNNNNNNNNNNNNNNNNNNNNNNNNNNNNNNNNNNNNNNNNNNNNNNNNNNNNNNNNNNNNNNNNNNNNNNNNNNNNNNNNNNNNNNNNNNNNNNNNNNNNNNNNNNNNNNNNNNNNNNNNNNNNNNNNNNNNNNNNNNNNNNNNNNNNNNNNNNNNNNNNNNNNNNNNNNNNNNNNNNNNNNNNNNNNNNNNNNNNNNNNNNNNNNNNNNNNNNNNNNNNNNNNNNNNNNNNNNNNNNNNNNNNNNNNNNNNNNNNNNNNNNNNNNNNNNNNNNNNNNNNNNNNNNNNNNNNNNNNNNNNNNNNNNNNNNNNNNNNNNNNNNNNNNNNNNNNNNNNNNNNNNNNNNNNNNNNNNNNNNNNNNNNNNNNNNNNNNNNNNNNNNNNNNNNNNNNNNNNNNNNNNNNNNNNNNNNNNNNNNNNNNNNNNNNNNNNNNNNNNNNNNNNNNNNNNNNNNNNNNNNNNNNNNNNNNNNNNNNNNNNNNNNNNNNNNNNNNNNNNNNNNNNNNNNNNNNNNNNNNNNNNNNNNNNNNNNNNNNNNNNNNNNNNNNNNNNNNNNNNNNNNNNNNNNNNNNNNNNNNNNNNNNNNNNNNNNNNNNNNNNNNNNNNNNNNNNNNNNNNNNNNNNNNNNNNNNNNNNNNNNNNNNNNNNNNNNNNNNNNNNNNNNNNNNNNNNNNNNNNNNNNNNNNNNNNNNNNNNNNNNNNNNNNNNNNNNNNNNNNNNNNNNNNNNNNNNNNNNNNNNNNNNNNNNNNNNNNNNNNNNNNNNNNNNNNNNNNNNNNNNNNNNNNNNNNNNNNNNNNNNNNNNNNNNNNNNNNNNNNNNNNNNNNNNNNNNNNNNNNNNNNNNNNNNNNNNNNNNNNNNNNNNNNNNNNNNNNNNNNNNNNNNNNNNNNNNNNNNNNNNNNNNNNNNNNNNNNNNNNNNNNNNNNNNNNNNNNNNNNNNNNNNNNNNNNNNNNNNNNNNNNNNNNNNNNNNNNNNNNNNNNNNNNNNNNNNNNNNNNNNNNNNNNNNNNNNNNNNNNNNNNNNNNNNNNNNNNNNNNNNNNNNNNNNNNNNNNNNNNNNNNNNNNNNNNNNNNNNNNNNNNNNNNNNNNNNNNNNNNNNNNNNNNNNNNNNNNNNNNNNNNNNNNNNNNNNNNNNNNNNNNNNNNNNNNNNNNNNNNNNNNNNNNNNNNNNNNNNNNNNNNNNNNNNNNNNNNNNNNNNNNNNNNNNNNNNNNNNNNNNNNNNNNNNNNNNNNNNNNNNNNNNNNNNNNNNNNNNNNNNNNNNNNNNNNNNNNNNNNNNNNNNNNNNNNNNNNNNNNNNNNNNNNNNNNNNNNNNNNNNNNNNNNNNNNNNNNNNNNNNNNNNNNNNNNNNNNNNNNNNNNNNNNNNNNNNNNNNNNNNNNNNNNNNNNNNNNNNNNNNNNNNNNNNNNNNNNNNNNNNNNNNNNNNNNNNNNNNNNNNNNNNNNNNNNNNNNNNNNNNNNNNNNNNNNNNNNNNNNNNNNNNNNNNNNNNNNNNNNNNNNNNNNNNNNNNNNNNNNNNNNNNNNNNNNNNNNNNNNNNNNNNNNNNNNNNNNNNNNNNNNNNNNNNNNNNNNNNNNNNNNNNNNNNNNNNNNNNNNNNNNNNNNNNNNNNNNNNNNNNNNNNNNNNNNNNNNNNNNNNNNNNNNNNNNNNNNNNNNNNNNNNNNNNNNNNNNNNNNNNNNNNNNNNNNNNNNNNNNNNNNNNNNNNNNNNNNNNNNNNNNNNNNNNNNNNNNNNNNNNNNNNNNNNNNNNNNNNNNNNNNNNNNNNNNNNNNNNNNNNNNNNNNNNNNNNNNNNNNNNNNNNNNNNNNNNNNNNNNNNNNNNNNNNNNNNNNNNNNNNNNNNNNNNNNNNNNNNNNNNNNNNNNNNNNNNNNNNNNNNNNNNNNNNNNNNNNNNNNNNNNNNNNNNNNNNNNNNNNNNNNNNNNNNNNNNNNNNNNNNNNNNNNNNNNNNNNNNNNNNNNNNNNNNNNNNNNNNNNNNNNNNNNNNNNNNNNNNNNNNNNNNNNNNNNNNNNNNNNNNNNNNNNNNNNNNNNNNNNNNNNNNNNNNNNNNNNNNNNNNNNNNNNNNNNNNNNNNNNNNNNNNNNNNNNNNNNNNNNNNNNNNNNNNNNNNNNNNNNNNNNNNNNNNNNNNNNNNNNNNNNNNNNNNNNNNNNNNNNNNNNNNNNNNNNNNNNNNNNNNNNNNNNNNNNNNNNNNNNNNNNNNNNNNNNNNNNNNNNNNNNNNNNNNNNNNNNNNNNNNNNNNNNNNNNNNNNNNNNNNNNNNNNNNNNNNNNNNNNNNNNNNNNNNNNNNNNNNNNNNNNNNNNNNNNNNNNNNNNNNNNNNNNNNNNNNNNNNNNNNNNNNNNNNNNNNNNNNNNNNNNNNNNNNNNNNNNNNNNNNNNNNNNNNNNNNNNNNNNNNNNNNNNNNNNNNNNNNNNNNNNNNNNNNNNNNNNNNNNNNNNNNNNNNNNNNNNNNNNNNNNNNNNNNNNNNNNNNNNNNNNNNNNNNNNNNNNNNNNNNNNNNNNNNNNNNNNNNNNNNNNNNNNNNNNNNNNNNNNNNNNNNNNNNNNNNNNNNNNNNNNNNNNNNNNNNNNNNNNNNNNNNNNNNNNNNNNNNNNNNNNNNNNNNNNNNNNNNNNNNNNNNNNNNNNNNNNNNNNNNNNNNNNNNNNNNNNNNNNNNNNNNNNNNNNNNNNNNNNNNNNNNNNNNNNNNNNNNNNNNNNNNNNNNNNNNNNNNNNNNNNNNNNNNNNNNNNNNNNNNNNNNNNNNNNNNNNNNNNNNNNNNNNNNNNNNNNNNNNNNNNNNNNNNNNNNNNNNNNNNNNNNNNNNNNNNNNNNNNNNNNNNNNNNNNNNNNNNNNNNNNNNNNNNNNNNNNNNNNNNNNNNNNNNNNNNNNNNNNNNNNNNNNNNNNNNNNNNNNNNNNNNNNNNNNNNNNNNNNNNNNNNNNNNNNNNNNNNNNNNNNNNNNNNNNNNNNNNNNNNNNNNNNNNNNNNNNNNNNNNNNNNNNNNNNNNNNNNNNNNNNNNNNNNNNNNNNNNNNNNNNNNNNNNNNNNNNNNNNNNNNNNNNNNNNNNNNNNNNNNNNNNNNNNNNNNNNNNNNNNNNNNNNNNNNNNNNNNNNNNNNNNNNNNNNNNNNNNNNNNNNNNNNNNNNNNNNNNNNNNNNNNNNNNNNNNNNNNNNNNNNNNNNNNNNNNNNNNNNNNNNNNNNNNNNNNNNNNNNNNNNNNNNNNNNNNNNNNNNNNNNNNNNNNNNNNNNNNNNNNNNNNNNNNNNNNNNNNNNNNNNNNNNNNNNNNNNNNNNNNNNNNNNNNNNNNNNNNNNNNNNNNNNNNNNNNNNNNNNNNNNNNNNNNNNNNNNNNNNNNNNNNNNNNNNNNNNNNNNNNNNNNNNNNNNNNNNNNNNNNNNNNNNNNNNNNNNNNNNNNNNNNNNNNNNNNNNNNNNNNNNNNNNNNNNNNNNNNNNNNNNNNNNNNNNNNNNNNNNNNNNNNNNNNNNNNNNNNNNNNNNNNNNNNNNNNNNNNNNNNNNNNNNNNNNNNNNNNNNNNNNNNNNNNNNNNNNNNNNNNNNNNNNNNNNNNNNNNNNNNNNNNNNNNNNNNNNNNNNNNNNNNNNNNNNNNNNNNNNNNNNNNNNNNNNNNNNNNNNNNNNNNNNNNNNNNNNNNNNNNNNNNNNNNNNNNNNNNNNNNNNNNNNNNNNNNNNNNNNNNNNNNNNNNNNNNNNNNNNNNNNNNNNNNNNNNNNNNNNNNNNNNNNNNNNNNNNNNNNNNNNNNNNNNNNNNNNNNNNNNNNNNNNNNNNNNNNNNNNNNNNNNNNNNNNNNNNNNNNNNNNNNNNNNNNNNNNNNNNNNNNNNNNNNNNNNNNNNNNNNNNNNNNNNNNNNNNNNNNNNNNNNNNNNNNNNNNNNNNNNNNNNNNNNNNNNNNNNNNNNNNNNNNNNNNNNNNNNNNNNNNNNNNNNNNNNNNNNNNNNNNNNNNNNNNNNNNNNNNNNNNNNNNNNNNNNNNNNNNNNNNNNNNNNNNNNNNNNNNNNNNNNNNNNNNNNNNNNNNNNNNNNNNNNNNNNNNNNNNNNNNNNNNNNNNNNNNNNNNNNNNNNNNNNNNNNNNNNNNNNNNNNNNNNNNNNNNNNNNNNNNNNNNNNNNNNNNNNNNNNNNNNNNNNNNNNNNNNNNNNNNNNNNNNNNNNNNNNNNNNNNNNNNNNNNNNNNNNNNNNNNNNNNNNNNNNNNNNNNNNNNNNNNNNNNNNNNNNNNNNNNNNNNNNNNNNNNNNNNNNNNNNNNNNNNNNNNNNNNNNNNNNNNNNNNNNNNNNNNNNNNNNNNNNNNNNNNNNNNNNNNNNNNNNNNNNNNNNNNNNNNNNNNNNNNNNNNNNNNNNNNNNNNNNNNNNNNNNNNNNNNNNNNNNNNNNNNNNNNNNNNNNNNNNNNNNNNNNNNNNNNNNNNNNNNNNNNNNNNNNNNNNNNNNNNNNNNNNNNNNNNNNNNNNNNNNNNNNNNNNNNNNNNNNNNNNNNNNNNNNNNNNNNNNNNNNNNNNNNNNNNNNNNNNNNNNNNNNNNNNNNNNNNNNNNNNNNNNNNNNNNNNNNNNNNNNNNNNNNNNNNNNNNNNNNNNNNNNNNNNNNNNNNNNNNNNNNNNNNNNNNNNNNNNNNNNNNNNNNNNNNNNNNNNNNNNNNNNNNNNNNNNNNNNNNNNNNNNNNNNNNNNNNNNNNNNNNNNNNNNNNNNNNNNNNNNNNNNNNNNNNNNNNNNNNNNNNNNNNNNNNNNNNNNNNNNNNNNNNNNNNNNNNNNNNNNNNNNNNNNNNNNNNNNNNNNNNNNNNNNNNNNNNNNNNNNNNNNNNNNNNNNNNNNNNNNNNNNNNNNNNNNNNNNNNNNNNNNNNNNNNNNNNNNNNNNNNNNNNNNNNNNNNNNNNNNNNNNNNNNNNNNNNNNNNNNNNNNNNNNNNNNNNNNNNNNNNNNNNNNNNNNNNNNNNNNNNNNNNNNNNNNNNNNNNNNNNNNNNNNNNNNNNNNNNNNNNNNNNNNNNNNNNNNNNNNNNNNNNNNNNNNNNNNNNNNNNNNNNNNNNNNNNNNNNNNNNNNNNNNNNNNNNNNNNNNNNNNNNNNNNNNNNNNNNNNNNNNNNNNNNNNNNNNNNNNNNNNNNNNNNNNNNNNNNNNNNNNNNNNNNNNNNNNNNNNNNNNNNNNNNNNNNNNNNNNNNNNNNNNNNNNNNNNNNNNNNNNNNNNNNNNNNNNNNNNNNNNNNNNNNNNNNNNNNNNNNNNNNNNNNNNNNNNNNNNNNNNNNNNNNNNNNNNNNNNNNNNNNNNNNNNNNNNNNNNNNNNNNNNNNNNNNNNNNNNNNNNNNNNNNNNNNNNNNNNNNNNNNNNNNNNNNNNNNNNNNNNNNNNNNNNNNNNNNNNNNNNNNNNNNNNNNNNNNNNNNNNNNNNNNNNNNNNNNNNNNNNNNNNNNNNNNNNNNNNNNNNNNNNNNNNNNNNNNNNNNNNNNNNNNNNNNNNNNNNNNNNNNNNNNNNNNNNNNNNNNNNNNNNNNNNNNNNNNNNNNNNNNNNNNNNNNNNNNNNNNNNNNNNNNNNNNNNNNNNNNNNNNNNNNNNNNNNNNNNNNNNNNNNNNNNNNNNNNNNNNNNNNNNNNNNNNNNNNNNNNNNNNNNNNNNNNNNNNNNNNNNNNNNNNNNNNNNNNNNNNNNNNNNNNNNNNNNNNNNNNNNNNNNNNNNNNNNNNNNNNNNNNNNNNNNNNNNNNNNNNNNNNNNNNNNNNNNNNNNNNNNNNNNNNNNNNNNNNNNNNNNNNNNNNNNNNNNNNNNNNNNNNNNNNNNNNNNNNNNNNNNNNNNNNNNNNNNNNNNNNNNNNNNNNNNNNNNNNNNNNNNNNNNNNNNNNNNNNNNNNNNNNNNNNNNNNNNNNNNNNNNNNNNNNNNNNNNNNNNNNNNNNNNNNNNNNNNNNNNNNNNNNNNNNNNNNNNNNNNNNNNNNNNNNNNNNNNNNNNNNNNNNNNNNNNNNNNNNNNNNNNNNNNNNNNNNNNNNNNNNNNNNNNNNNNNNNNNNNNNNNNNNNNNNNNNNNNNNNNNNNNNNNNNNNNNNNNNNNNNNNNNNNNNNNNNNNNNNNNNNNNNNNNNNNNNNNNNNNNNNNNNNNNNNNNNNNNNNNNNNNNNNNNNNNNNNNNNNNNNNNNNNNNNNNNNNNNNNNNNNNNNNNNNNNNNNNNNNNNNNNNNNNNNNNNNNNNNNNNNNNNNNNNNNNNNNNNNNNNNNNNNNNNNNNNNNNNNNNNNNNNNNNNNNNNNNNNNNNNNNNNNNNNNNNNNNNNNNNNNNNNNNNNNNNNNNNNNNNNNNNNNNNNNNNNNNNNNNNNNNNNNNNNNNNNNNNNNNNNNNNNNNNNNNNNNNNNNNNNNNNNNNNNNNNNNNNNNNNNNNNNNNNNNNNNNNNNNNNNNNNNNNNNNNNNNNNNNNNNNNNNNNNNNNNNNNNNNNNNNNNNNNNNNNNNNNNNNNNNNNNNNNNNNNNNNNNNNNNNNNNNNNNNNNNNNNNNNNNNNNNNNNNNNNNNNNNNNNNNNNNNNNNNNNNNNNNNNNNNNNNNNNNNNNNNNNNNNNNNNNNNNNNNNNNNNNNNNNNNNNNNNNNNNNNNNNNNNNNNNNNNNNNNNNNNNNNNNNNNNNNNNNNNNNNNNNNNNNNNNNNNNNNNNNNNNNNNNNNNNNNNNNNNNNNNNNNNNNNNNNNNNNNNNNNNNNNNNNNNNNNNNNNNNNNNNNNNNNNNNNNNNNNNNNNNNNNNNNNNNNNNNNNNNNNNNNNNNNNNNNNNNNNNNNNNNNNNNNNNNNNNNNNNNNNNNNNNNNNNNNNNNNNNNNNNNNNNNNNNNNNNNNNNNNNNNNNNNNNNNNNNNNNNNNNNNNNNNNNNNNNNNNNNNNNNNNNNNNNNNNNNNNNNNNNNNNNNNNNNNNNNNNNNNNNNNNNNNNNNNNNNNNNNNNNNNNNNNNNNNNNNNNNNNNNNNNNNNNNNNNNNNNNNNNNNNNNNNNNNNNNNNNNNNNNNNNNNNNNNNNNNNNNNNNNNNNNNNNNNNNNNNNNNNNNNNNNNNNNNNNNNNNNNNNNNNNNNNNNNNNNNNNNNNNNNNNNNNNNNNNNNNNNNNNNNNNNNNNNNNNNNNNNNNNNNNNNNNNNNNNNNNNNNNNNNNNNNNNNNNNNNNNNNNNNNNNNNNNNNNNNNNNNNNNNNNNNNNNNNNNNNNNNNNNNNNNNNNNNNNNNNNNNNNNNNNNNNNNNNNNNNNNNNNNNNNNNNNNNNNNNNNNNNNNNNNNNNNNNNNNNNNNNNNNNNNNNNNNNNNNNNNNNNNNNNNNNNNNNNNNNNNNNNNNNNNNNNNNNNNNNNNNNNNNNNNNNNNNNNNNNNNNNNNNNNNNNNNNNNNNNNNNNNNNNNNNNNNNNNNNNNNNNNNNNNNNNNNNNNNNNNNNNNNNNNNNNNNNNNNNNNNNNNNNNNNNNNNNNNNNNNNNNNNNNNNNNNNNNNNNNNNNNNNNNNNNNNNNNNNNNNNNNNNNNNNNNNNNNNNNNNNNNNNNNNNNNNNNNNNNNNNNNNNNNNNNNNNNNNNNNNNNNNNNNNNNNNNNNNNNNNNNNNNNNNNNNNNNNNNNNNNNNNNNNNNNNNNNNNNNNNNNNNNNNNNNNNNNNNNNNNNNNNNNNNNNNNNNNNNNNNNNNNNNNNNNNNNNNNNNNNNNNNNNNNNNNNNNNNNNNNNNNNNNNNNNNNNNNNNNNNNNNNNNNNNNNNNNNNNNNNNNNNNNNNNNNNNNNNNNNNNNNNNNNNNNNNNNNNNNNNNNNNNNNNNNNNNNNNNNNNNNNNNNNNNNNNNNNNNNNNNNNNNNNNNNNNNNNNNNNNNNNNNNNNNNNNNNNNNNNNNNNNNNNNNNNNNNNNNNNNNNNNNNNNNNNNNNNNNNNNNNNNNNNNNNNNNNNNNNNNNNNNNNNNNNNNNNNNNNNNNNNNNNNNNNNNNNNNNNNNNNNNNNNNNNNNNNNNNNNNNNNNNNNNNNNNNNNNNNNNNNNNNNNNNNNNNNNNNNNNNNNNNNNNNNNNNNNNNNNNNNNNNNNNNNNNNNNNNNNNNNNNNNNNNNNNNNNNNNNNNNNNNNNNNNNNNNNNNNNNNNNNNNNNNNNNNNNNNNNNNNNNNNNNNNNNNNNNNNNNNNNNNNNNNNNNNNNNNNNNNNNNNNNNNNNNNNNNNNNNNNNNNNNNNNNNNNNNNNNNNNNNNNNNNNNNNNNNNNNNNNNNNNNNNNNNNNNNNNNNNNNNNNNNNNNNNNNNNNNNNNNNNNNNNNNNNNNNNNNNNNNNNNNNNNNNNNNNNNNNNNNNNNNNNNNNNNNNNNNNNNNNNNNNNNNNNNNNNNNNNNNNNNNNNNNNNNNNNNNNNNNNNNNNNNNNNNNNNNNNNNNNNNNNNNNNNNNNNNNNNNNNNNNNNNNNNNNNNNNNNNNNNNNNNNNNNNNNNNNNNNNNNNNNNNNNNNNNNNNNNNNNNNNNNNNNNNNNNNNNNNNNNNNNNNNNNNNNNNNNNNNNNNNNNNNNNNNNNNNNNNNNNNNNNNNNNNNNNNNNNNNNNNNNNNNNNNNNNNNNNNNNNNNNNNNNNNNNNNNNNNNNNNNNNNNNNNNNNNNNNNNNNNNNNNNNNNNNNNNNNNNNNNNNNNNNNNNNNNNNNNNNNNNNNNNNNNNNNNNNNNNNNNNNNNNNNNNNNNNNNNNNNNNNNNNNNNNNNNNNNNNNNNNNNNNNNNNNNNNNNNNNNNNNNNNNNNNNNNNNNNNNNNNNNNNNNNNNNNNNNNNNNNNNNNNNNNNNNNNNNNNNNNNNNNNNNNNNNNNNNNNNNNNNNNNNNNNNNNNNNNNNNNNNNNNNNNNNNNNNNNNNNNNNNNNNNNNNNNNNNNNNNNNNNNNNNNNNNNNNNNNNNNNNNNNNNNNNNNNNNNNNNNNNNNNNNNNNNNNNNNNNNNNNNNNNNNNNNNNNNNNNNNNNNNNNNNNNNNNNNNNNNNNNNNNNNNNNNNNNNNNNNNNNNNNNNNNNNNNNNNNNNNNNNNNNNNNNNNNNNNNNNNNNNNNNNNNNNNNNNNNNNNNNNNNNNNNNNNNNNNNNNNNNNNNNNNNNNNNNNNNNNNNNNNNNNNNNNNNNNNNNNNNNNNNNNNNNNNNNNNNNNNNNNNNNNNNNNNNNNNNNNNNNNNNNNNNNNNNNNNNNNNNNNNNNNNNNNNNNNNNNNNNNNNNNNNNNNNNNNNNNNNNNNNNNNNNNNNNNNNNNNNNNNNNNNNNNNNNNNNNNNNNNNNNNNNNNNNNNNNNNNNNNNNNNNNNNNNNNNNNNNNNNNNNNNNNNNNNNNNNNNNNNNNNNNNNNNNNNNNNNNNNNNNNNNNNNNNNNNNNNNNNNNNNNNNNNNNNNNNNNNNNNNNNNNNNNNNNNNNNNNNNNNNNNNNNNNNNNNNNNNNNNNNNNNNNNNNNNNNNNNNNNNNNNNNNNNNNNNNNNNNNNNNNNNNNNNNNNNNNNNNNNNNNNNNNNNNNNNNNNNNNNNNNNNNNNNNNNNNNNNNNNNNNNNNNNNNNNNNNNNNNNNNNNNNNNNNNNNNNNNNNNNNNNNNNNNNNNNNNNNNNNNNNNNNNNNNNNNNNNNNNNNNNNNNNNNNNNNNNNNNNNNNNNNNNNNNNNNNNNNNNNNNNNNNNNNNNNNNNNNNNNNNNNNNNNNNNNNNNNNNNNNNNNNNNNNNNNNNNNNNNNNNNNNNNNNNNNNNNNNNNNNNNNNNNNNNNNNNNNNNNNNNNNNNNNNNNNNNNNNNNNNNNNNNNNNNNNNNNNNNNNNNNNNNNNNNNNNNNNNNNNNNNNNNNNNNNNNNNNNNNNNNNNNNNNNNNNNNNNNNNNNNNNNNNNNNNNNNNNNNNNNNN
This sequence is a window from Cucurbita pepo subsp. pepo cultivar mu-cu-16 unplaced genomic scaffold, ASM280686v2 Cp4.1_scaffold000700, whole genome shotgun sequence. Protein-coding genes within it:
- the LOC111785742 gene encoding uncharacterized protein LOC111785742 → MQLNSIVDSLKDSEPFLDSVLLHMGSMYSTLKKLEKSVSAYKRAIDIIEKKSGQDSSFLITPILGMAKVLGTNGRTTKAVECYHRAISILESTRGFEDEDLVIPLFSLGNLLLKEGKGKDAETCFARIMNIYKKLYGEKDGKVGMAMYSLANAKCARGEADEAITLYRRALQIIEDSNYMALDDSEMEKMRIDLAELLHAVG